Proteins encoded together in one Entelurus aequoreus isolate RoL-2023_Sb linkage group LG20, RoL_Eaeq_v1.1, whole genome shotgun sequence window:
- the LOC133636152 gene encoding alpha-1-antitrypsin homolog, producing the protein MGEKIRPSFRRKRRHSQAVRMPTFFTRCTLVALLLAACLADHHHHDHHDHDHHHHHHQGDDMSCHMLSSPNADLGFALYKNLNAKAKAGKNIFFSPLGIATALSLLSTGAAGETHSQLFSTLGYSGQEPAKINQAYKHLFHMLTHQQDQQQLDIGNAVAVRSDFTPAEAFMKGAEEFYSSELLQVDFSKPQEAVAQINTYIANNTNDMIKDQVKDLDSAMAMVLINYVYFKGNWKRPFNSSLTKKADFHVDENTKVEVDMMKKMSRHDFYYDHENATSVLMLPYKGNTSMMIVLPDEGKMATLEERITKECIRHWHDSLYRQSVDVFLPKFSISTSAALDASLKELGITAAFGDGADFSGISSDMKLKLSKASHQAVLSVDEMGTEAAAVTTLEVMPMSMPARMVMDRPFLVFILEDSTQSILFMGKINNPASQ; encoded by the exons atgggggaaaaaatccGTCCATCTTTCCGCAGGAAAAGGCGTCACTCTCAG GCAGTAAGGATGCCCACTTTCTTCACACGCTGCACTCTGGTGGCCTTGCTGCTGGCTGCATGCCTGGCAGACCACCACCACCACGACCACCACgaccacgaccaccaccaccaccaccaccagggaGACGACATGAGCTGCCACATGCTGTCGTCTCCCAATGCCGATTTGGGCTTTGCCCTTTATAAAAACCTGAATGCCAAGGCAAAAGCGGGCAAGAACATCTTCTTCTCGCCGCTGGGCATCGCCACCGCCCTGTCCCTGCTGTCCACGGGGGCCGCCGGCGAGACCCACAGCCAGCTCTTCTCCACCTTGGGCTACAGCGGGCAGGAGCCGGCCAAGATCAACCAGGCCTACAAGCACCTCTTCCACATGCTCACTCACCAGCAGGACCAGCAGCAGCTGGACATCGGCAACGCCGTCGCCGTGCGATCCGACTTCACGCCCGCCGAGGCCTTCATGAAGGGCGCCGAGGAGTTCTACTCCTCCGAGCTCCTCCAGGTGGACTTCAGCAAACCTCAAGAGGCTGTGGCTCAGATCAACACCTACATAGCCAATAACACCAACGACATGATTAAGGACCAGGTGAAGGACTTGGACAGCGCCATGGCGATGGTGCTGATCAACTATGTGTACTTCAAAG GAAACTGGAAGAGACCCTTTAACAGTTCGCTGACGAAGAAGGCCGACTTCCACGTGGACGAGAACACCAAAGTGGAGGTGGACATGATGAAGAAGATGTCTCGCCACGACTTCTACTACGACCACGAAAACGCCACGTCCGTCCTCATGCTGCCGTACAAAGGCAACACCTCCATGATGATCGTCCTGCCCGACGAGGGCAAGATGGCGACCTTGGAGGAGCGCATCACCAAGGAGTGCATCAGGCACTGGCACGACTCGCTCTACAGACA ATCGGTGGACGTGTTCTTGCCCAAATTCTCCATTTCTACCAGCGCCGCTCTGGACGCCTCGTTGAAAGAATTGGGAATAACTGCCGCATTCGGAGACGGCGCCGATTTCTCCGGCATATCCAGCGACATGAAGCTCAAATTATCCAAG GCGTCCCATCAGGCGGTTTTGAGCGTGGATGAAATGGGCACAGAGGCTGCGGCCGTCACCACCCTGGAGGTGATGCCCATGAGTATGCCCGCCAGAATGGTAATGGACAGACCTTTCTTGGTTTTCATCCTGGAGGATTCCACCCAAAGCATCCTCTTCATGGGCAAGATCAATAACCCCGCCAGCCAATAA